A genomic region of Caldicellulosiruptor acetigenus contains the following coding sequences:
- a CDS encoding putative bifunctional diguanylate cyclase/phosphodiesterase: MPEKNKDLNCKANNYAAKISIIYAVVSAVWILVSDILTTTLFAKRGLFTIFSVIKGWLFVLITASLLYFLIRKKIYSLYLSENKLQNALEELQKTNAELSKTQEKLVVQYKKLLKNQERIKELAFFDQLTNLPNRNHFMLVLEKAIKEAHFKGQQLALIYIDIDNFSKINNTLGHETGDIVLKEIAQRLKEAVGNNGFVARLTGDEFGIIIYNFLDFNVLNYFIYKIFNSFSMSWEIMEYDFYITPSMGVAIYPSDGQDSISLLKNADKALKLAKEKGKNTFCFYNVEMDNILQQRLEFESDLRKAIEKDQFVLYYQPIVNLEKMQLCGAEALIRWIHPQKGMIPPMSFIPIAEQTGLISQIGQWVLTKAIWDLKSIREVTNHNFYVSFNASLREFSSANFVDNVLYTIEALKADPTSLGIEITESVAMADPQNTIKSINTFKEKGIKVFLDDFGTGYSSLNYLKQLPIDVVKIDRSFIANMSTDIKEQRIAKSLIDLSHILDLKVVAEGIEDSQQAEILKSFDCDFGQGYLFGKPLPKDQFLELAKRF, translated from the coding sequence ATGCCTGAGAAAAACAAAGATTTAAACTGTAAGGCCAACAATTATGCAGCTAAAATTTCAATAATATATGCAGTTGTGAGCGCAGTTTGGATTTTGGTCTCTGACATATTAACAACAACCCTTTTTGCAAAGAGAGGGCTTTTTACCATTTTTTCGGTCATTAAAGGTTGGCTCTTTGTACTTATCACTGCAAGCCTTTTGTATTTTCTGATTCGCAAAAAAATCTATTCGCTTTACCTTTCTGAAAATAAACTCCAAAATGCATTAGAGGAACTTCAAAAGACAAATGCTGAGCTTTCCAAAACACAGGAAAAGCTTGTTGTCCAGTACAAAAAACTTTTAAAAAACCAGGAAAGGATAAAAGAGCTTGCTTTCTTTGACCAGCTAACTAACCTTCCAAACAGAAATCATTTTATGCTGGTACTTGAAAAGGCTATTAAAGAAGCACATTTCAAAGGCCAGCAACTTGCTCTGATATATATCGATATTGATAATTTCAGTAAAATTAATAATACTCTTGGCCATGAGACTGGTGACATTGTTTTAAAAGAAATTGCGCAAAGGCTTAAAGAAGCAGTGGGTAATAACGGATTTGTTGCAAGACTAACAGGAGATGAGTTTGGAATAATAATTTATAACTTTCTTGATTTTAATGTTTTGAATTATTTTATCTATAAAATTTTTAATTCGTTTTCAATGTCATGGGAGATAATGGAATATGATTTTTACATTACACCAAGTATGGGAGTTGCCATATATCCTTCAGATGGCCAGGATAGTATATCACTTCTGAAGAATGCCGATAAGGCTTTGAAACTTGCCAAGGAAAAAGGCAAAAATACCTTTTGTTTTTATAACGTGGAAATGGACAATATACTACAGCAGAGACTTGAATTTGAATCAGACTTGAGAAAGGCTATTGAAAAAGACCAGTTCGTTTTGTATTATCAGCCAATTGTAAACCTTGAAAAAATGCAGCTATGCGGAGCAGAAGCACTCATTCGCTGGATACATCCACAAAAAGGTATGATACCACCCATGTCTTTCATCCCAATTGCTGAGCAGACAGGACTAATATCACAAATCGGTCAATGGGTATTGACAAAGGCTATTTGGGATTTGAAAAGCATCAGAGAAGTAACAAACCACAACTTTTATGTTTCTTTCAATGCATCTCTGAGAGAGTTTTCAAGCGCAAATTTTGTTGACAACGTACTTTATACAATTGAAGCCTTAAAAGCTGACCCTACTTCTTTAGGAATAGAGATTACCGAATCGGTTGCAATGGCAGACCCTCAAAATACCATAAAGTCGATCAATACCTTCAAAGAAAAAGGTATTAAAGTTTTTCTTGACGATTTTGGCACAGGCTACTCTTCTTTGAACTATCTAAAACAGCTTCCCATTGACGTTGTTAAAATCGACAGAAGCTTTATAGCAAATATGAGCACTGACATAAAAGAACAAAGAATAGCTAAAAGTCTGATTGACCTTTCTCACATCTTAGACTTAAAAGTTGTAGCAGAGGGTATTGAGGATAGTCAGCAGGCTGAGATACTAAAATCTTTTGATTGTGACTTTGGGCAGGGGTATTTGTTCGGCAAACCTCTCCCAAAAGACCAATTTTTAGAACTTGCAAAGAGATTTTGA
- the rimI gene encoding ribosomal protein S18-alanine N-acetyltransferase has product MKKGLIRRMTKEDIDMVHEIEVLSFSVPWSRESFEYEVQNESAVYFVYEEDGRVWGFAGMHHIVDEGHITNIAVHPQKRGQGIGKLLLSALISYAKENGLVGLTLEVRSKNHVAISLYKSFGFVQEGIRKNYYSNPPDDAIIMWLWL; this is encoded by the coding sequence ATGAAAAAAGGCCTAATAAGAAGGATGACAAAAGAGGATATAGATATGGTGCATGAGATAGAAGTTTTATCATTTTCTGTTCCATGGAGCAGAGAAAGCTTTGAGTATGAGGTTCAAAATGAGTCTGCAGTATATTTTGTATACGAAGAAGATGGCAGAGTATGGGGTTTTGCAGGGATGCATCATATTGTGGATGAAGGGCACATTACAAATATTGCTGTACATCCTCAAAAAAGAGGGCAGGGAATAGGAAAATTGTTACTTTCTGCCCTCATTTCATATGCAAAAGAAAATGGCCTTGTTGGACTTACACTTGAAGTGAGAAGCAAAAACCATGTTGCTATTTCACTTTACAAGAGCTTTGGATTTGTTCAGGAAGGTATAAGAAAAAATTACTATTCTAACCCACCGGATGATGCCATAATTATGTGGCTGTGGTTATAG